One window of Marmota flaviventris isolate mMarFla1 chromosome 5, mMarFla1.hap1, whole genome shotgun sequence genomic DNA carries:
- the Rmnd5b gene encoding E3 ubiquitin-protein transferase RMND5B isoform X4, with amino-acid sequence MKSQDAALGFHGPHVTRYPTGPDLLTLAEAVMEQCACVERELDKVLQKFLTYGQHCEQSLEELLHYVGQLRAELANAALQGTPLSATLSLVMSQCCRKIKDTVQKLASDHKDIHSSVSRVGKAIDRNFDSEICGVVSDAVWDSREKQQQILQLAIVEHLYQQGMLSVAEELCQESTLNVDLDFKQPFLELNRILEALHEQDLGPALEWAVSHRQRLLELNSSLEFKLHRLHFIRLLAGGPEKQLEALSYARHFQPFARLHQRGWIGAPASSELLLGCLVEIQVMMGSLVYLRLGLEKSPYCHLLDSSHWAEICETFTRDACSLLGLSVESPLSVRSLWSELLQPLLFVLQLCLWLCGAARADEHQSCD; translated from the exons ATGAAGTCTCAAGATGCTGCTTTGGGTTTTCATGGTCCTCATGTCACTCGATATCCAACAGGACCAGACCTTTTGACCTTG GCAGAGGCTGTCATGGAGCAATGTGCATGTGTGGAGAGAGAGCTGGACAAAGTCCTGCAGAAGTTCCTGACCTATGGGCAGCACTGTGAGCAGAGCCTGGAGGAGCTGCTACACTATGTGGGCCAGCTGCGGGCTGAGCTGGCCAATGCAG CACTCCAAGGGACCCCTCTCTCAGCTACCCTCTCCCTGGTGATGTCCCAGTGCTGCCGGAAGATCAAAGACACTGTCCAGAAACTGGCTTCAGACCATAAGGACATTCACAGCAGCGTGTCCCGAGTGGGCAAAGCCATTGACAGG AACTTTGACTCTGAGATATGTGGTGTGGTCTCCGACGCGGTATGGGACTCACGGGAGAAGCAACAGCAGATTCTGCAGCTGGCCATTGTGGAGCACTTGTACCAGCAGGGCATGCTCAGTGTTGCTGAGGAGCTGTGCCAG GAATCAACACTGAATGTGGACTTGGATTTCAAGCAGCCCTTCTTGGAGTTGAATCGAATCCTGGAAGCTCTGCACGAACAAGACCTGGGGCCTGCGCTTGA ATGGGCCGTTTCTCATAGGCAGCGCCTGCTGGAGCTCAACAGTTCCCTGGAGTTCAAGCTGCACCGACTGCACTTCATCCGTCTCCTTGCAGGCGGCCCTGAGAAGCAGCTGGAGGCCCTCAGTTATGCCCGGCACTTTCAGCCTTTTGCTCGACTCCACCAGCGGG GATGGATTGGAGCCCCTGCATCCTCTGAACTGCTGCTTGGTTGCCTTGTAGAGATTCAGGTGATGATGGGCAGCCTTGTGTACCTGCGGCTGGGTTTGGAGAAGTCGCCCTACTGCCACCTCCTGGACAGCAGCCACTGGGCAGAGATCTGTGAGACCTTTACCCGGGATGCTTGTTCCCTGCTGGGGCTCTCTGTGGAGTCCCCACTCAGTGTCAG GTCTCTGTGGTCTGAGCTACTCCAGCCCCTGCTCTTTGTTCTGCAGCTTTGCCTCTGGCTGTGTGGCGCTGCCCGTGCTGATGAACATCAAAGCTGTGATTGA
- the Rmnd5b gene encoding E3 ubiquitin-protein transferase RMND5B isoform X5: protein MSQCCRKIKDTVQKLASDHKDIHSSVSRVGKAIDRNFDSEICGVVSDAVWDSREKQQQILQLAIVEHLYQQGMLSVAEELCQESTLNVDLDFKQPFLELNRILEALHEQDLGPALEWAVSHRQRLLELNSSLEFKLHRLHFIRLLAGGPEKQLEALSYARHFQPFARLHQRGWIGAPASSELLLGCLVEIQVMMGSLVYLRLGLEKSPYCHLLDSSHWAEICETFTRDACSLLGLSVESPLSVSFASGCVALPVLMNIKAVIEQRQCTGVWSHKDELPIEIELGMKCWYHSVFACPILRQQTSDSNPPIKLICGHVISRDALNKLINGGKLKCPYCPMEQNPADGKRIIF from the exons ATGTCCCAGTGCTGCCGGAAGATCAAAGACACTGTCCAGAAACTGGCTTCAGACCATAAGGACATTCACAGCAGCGTGTCCCGAGTGGGCAAAGCCATTGACAGG AACTTTGACTCTGAGATATGTGGTGTGGTCTCCGACGCGGTATGGGACTCACGGGAGAAGCAACAGCAGATTCTGCAGCTGGCCATTGTGGAGCACTTGTACCAGCAGGGCATGCTCAGTGTTGCTGAGGAGCTGTGCCAG GAATCAACACTGAATGTGGACTTGGATTTCAAGCAGCCCTTCTTGGAGTTGAATCGAATCCTGGAAGCTCTGCACGAACAAGACCTGGGGCCTGCGCTTGA ATGGGCCGTTTCTCATAGGCAGCGCCTGCTGGAGCTCAACAGTTCCCTGGAGTTCAAGCTGCACCGACTGCACTTCATCCGTCTCCTTGCAGGCGGCCCTGAGAAGCAGCTGGAGGCCCTCAGTTATGCCCGGCACTTTCAGCCTTTTGCTCGACTCCACCAGCGGG GATGGATTGGAGCCCCTGCATCCTCTGAACTGCTGCTTGGTTGCCTTGTAGAGATTCAGGTGATGATGGGCAGCCTTGTGTACCTGCGGCTGGGTTTGGAGAAGTCGCCCTACTGCCACCTCCTGGACAGCAGCCACTGGGCAGAGATCTGTGAGACCTTTACCCGGGATGCTTGTTCCCTGCTGGGGCTCTCTGTGGAGTCCCCACTCAGTGTCAG CTTTGCCTCTGGCTGTGTGGCGCTGCCCGTGCTGATGAACATCAAAGCTGTGATTGAGCAGAGGCAGTGCACTGGGGTCTGGAGTCACAAGGATGAGTTGCCG ATTGAGATTGAACTAGGCATGAAGTGCTGGTACCACTCGGTGTTTGCTTGCCCCATCCTCCGCCAGCAGACATCGGATTCCAACCCTCCCATCAAGCTCATCTGTGGCCATGTCATTTCCCGAGACGCACTAAACAAGCTCATTAATGGAGGAAA GTTGAAATGTCCTTATTGTCCCATGGAGCAGAACCCAGCAGACGGGAAACGCATCATATTCTGA
- the Rmnd5b gene encoding E3 ubiquitin-protein transferase RMND5B isoform X2, protein MKSQDAALGFHGPHVTRYPTGPDLLTLAEAVMEQCACVERELDKVLQKFLTYGQHCEQSLEELLHYVGQLRAELANAALQGTPLSATLSLVMSQCCRKIKDTVQKLASDHKDIHSSVSRVGKAIDRNFDSEICGVVSDAVWDSREKQQQILQLAIVEHLYQQGMLSVAEELCQESTLNVDLDFKQPFLELNRILEALHEQDLGPALEWAVSHRQRLLELNSSLEFKLHRLHFIRLLAGGPEKQLEALSYARHFQPFARLHQREIQVMMGSLVYLRLGLEKSPYCHLLDSSHWAEICETFTRDACSLLGLSVESPLSVSFASGCVALPVLMNIKAVIEQRQCTGVWSHKDELPIEIELGMKCWYHSVFACPILRQQTSDSNPPIKLICGHVISRDALNKLINGGKLKCPYCPMEQNPADGKRIIF, encoded by the exons ATGAAGTCTCAAGATGCTGCTTTGGGTTTTCATGGTCCTCATGTCACTCGATATCCAACAGGACCAGACCTTTTGACCTTG GCAGAGGCTGTCATGGAGCAATGTGCATGTGTGGAGAGAGAGCTGGACAAAGTCCTGCAGAAGTTCCTGACCTATGGGCAGCACTGTGAGCAGAGCCTGGAGGAGCTGCTACACTATGTGGGCCAGCTGCGGGCTGAGCTGGCCAATGCAG CACTCCAAGGGACCCCTCTCTCAGCTACCCTCTCCCTGGTGATGTCCCAGTGCTGCCGGAAGATCAAAGACACTGTCCAGAAACTGGCTTCAGACCATAAGGACATTCACAGCAGCGTGTCCCGAGTGGGCAAAGCCATTGACAGG AACTTTGACTCTGAGATATGTGGTGTGGTCTCCGACGCGGTATGGGACTCACGGGAGAAGCAACAGCAGATTCTGCAGCTGGCCATTGTGGAGCACTTGTACCAGCAGGGCATGCTCAGTGTTGCTGAGGAGCTGTGCCAG GAATCAACACTGAATGTGGACTTGGATTTCAAGCAGCCCTTCTTGGAGTTGAATCGAATCCTGGAAGCTCTGCACGAACAAGACCTGGGGCCTGCGCTTGA ATGGGCCGTTTCTCATAGGCAGCGCCTGCTGGAGCTCAACAGTTCCCTGGAGTTCAAGCTGCACCGACTGCACTTCATCCGTCTCCTTGCAGGCGGCCCTGAGAAGCAGCTGGAGGCCCTCAGTTATGCCCGGCACTTTCAGCCTTTTGCTCGACTCCACCAGCGGG AGATTCAGGTGATGATGGGCAGCCTTGTGTACCTGCGGCTGGGTTTGGAGAAGTCGCCCTACTGCCACCTCCTGGACAGCAGCCACTGGGCAGAGATCTGTGAGACCTTTACCCGGGATGCTTGTTCCCTGCTGGGGCTCTCTGTGGAGTCCCCACTCAGTGTCAG CTTTGCCTCTGGCTGTGTGGCGCTGCCCGTGCTGATGAACATCAAAGCTGTGATTGAGCAGAGGCAGTGCACTGGGGTCTGGAGTCACAAGGATGAGTTGCCG ATTGAGATTGAACTAGGCATGAAGTGCTGGTACCACTCGGTGTTTGCTTGCCCCATCCTCCGCCAGCAGACATCGGATTCCAACCCTCCCATCAAGCTCATCTGTGGCCATGTCATTTCCCGAGACGCACTAAACAAGCTCATTAATGGAGGAAA GTTGAAATGTCCTTATTGTCCCATGGAGCAGAACCCAGCAGACGGGAAACGCATCATATTCTGA
- the Rmnd5b gene encoding E3 ubiquitin-protein transferase RMND5B isoform X3, producing MEQCACVERELDKVLQKFLTYGQHCEQSLEELLHYVGQLRAELANAALQGTPLSATLSLVMSQCCRKIKDTVQKLASDHKDIHSSVSRVGKAIDRNFDSEICGVVSDAVWDSREKQQQILQLAIVEHLYQQGMLSVAEELCQESTLNVDLDFKQPFLELNRILEALHEQDLGPALEWAVSHRQRLLELNSSLEFKLHRLHFIRLLAGGPEKQLEALSYARHFQPFARLHQRGWIGAPASSELLLGCLVEIQVMMGSLVYLRLGLEKSPYCHLLDSSHWAEICETFTRDACSLLGLSVESPLSVSFASGCVALPVLMNIKAVIEQRQCTGVWSHKDELPIEIELGMKCWYHSVFACPILRQQTSDSNPPIKLICGHVISRDALNKLINGGKLKCPYCPMEQNPADGKRIIF from the exons ATGGAGCAATGTGCATGTGTGGAGAGAGAGCTGGACAAAGTCCTGCAGAAGTTCCTGACCTATGGGCAGCACTGTGAGCAGAGCCTGGAGGAGCTGCTACACTATGTGGGCCAGCTGCGGGCTGAGCTGGCCAATGCAG CACTCCAAGGGACCCCTCTCTCAGCTACCCTCTCCCTGGTGATGTCCCAGTGCTGCCGGAAGATCAAAGACACTGTCCAGAAACTGGCTTCAGACCATAAGGACATTCACAGCAGCGTGTCCCGAGTGGGCAAAGCCATTGACAGG AACTTTGACTCTGAGATATGTGGTGTGGTCTCCGACGCGGTATGGGACTCACGGGAGAAGCAACAGCAGATTCTGCAGCTGGCCATTGTGGAGCACTTGTACCAGCAGGGCATGCTCAGTGTTGCTGAGGAGCTGTGCCAG GAATCAACACTGAATGTGGACTTGGATTTCAAGCAGCCCTTCTTGGAGTTGAATCGAATCCTGGAAGCTCTGCACGAACAAGACCTGGGGCCTGCGCTTGA ATGGGCCGTTTCTCATAGGCAGCGCCTGCTGGAGCTCAACAGTTCCCTGGAGTTCAAGCTGCACCGACTGCACTTCATCCGTCTCCTTGCAGGCGGCCCTGAGAAGCAGCTGGAGGCCCTCAGTTATGCCCGGCACTTTCAGCCTTTTGCTCGACTCCACCAGCGGG GATGGATTGGAGCCCCTGCATCCTCTGAACTGCTGCTTGGTTGCCTTGTAGAGATTCAGGTGATGATGGGCAGCCTTGTGTACCTGCGGCTGGGTTTGGAGAAGTCGCCCTACTGCCACCTCCTGGACAGCAGCCACTGGGCAGAGATCTGTGAGACCTTTACCCGGGATGCTTGTTCCCTGCTGGGGCTCTCTGTGGAGTCCCCACTCAGTGTCAG CTTTGCCTCTGGCTGTGTGGCGCTGCCCGTGCTGATGAACATCAAAGCTGTGATTGAGCAGAGGCAGTGCACTGGGGTCTGGAGTCACAAGGATGAGTTGCCG ATTGAGATTGAACTAGGCATGAAGTGCTGGTACCACTCGGTGTTTGCTTGCCCCATCCTCCGCCAGCAGACATCGGATTCCAACCCTCCCATCAAGCTCATCTGTGGCCATGTCATTTCCCGAGACGCACTAAACAAGCTCATTAATGGAGGAAA GTTGAAATGTCCTTATTGTCCCATGGAGCAGAACCCAGCAGACGGGAAACGCATCATATTCTGA
- the Rmnd5b gene encoding E3 ubiquitin-protein transferase RMND5B isoform X1, whose amino-acid sequence MKSQDAALGFHGPHVTRYPTGPDLLTLAEAVMEQCACVERELDKVLQKFLTYGQHCEQSLEELLHYVGQLRAELANAALQGTPLSATLSLVMSQCCRKIKDTVQKLASDHKDIHSSVSRVGKAIDRNFDSEICGVVSDAVWDSREKQQQILQLAIVEHLYQQGMLSVAEELCQESTLNVDLDFKQPFLELNRILEALHEQDLGPALEWAVSHRQRLLELNSSLEFKLHRLHFIRLLAGGPEKQLEALSYARHFQPFARLHQRGWIGAPASSELLLGCLVEIQVMMGSLVYLRLGLEKSPYCHLLDSSHWAEICETFTRDACSLLGLSVESPLSVSFASGCVALPVLMNIKAVIEQRQCTGVWSHKDELPIEIELGMKCWYHSVFACPILRQQTSDSNPPIKLICGHVISRDALNKLINGGKLKCPYCPMEQNPADGKRIIF is encoded by the exons ATGAAGTCTCAAGATGCTGCTTTGGGTTTTCATGGTCCTCATGTCACTCGATATCCAACAGGACCAGACCTTTTGACCTTG GCAGAGGCTGTCATGGAGCAATGTGCATGTGTGGAGAGAGAGCTGGACAAAGTCCTGCAGAAGTTCCTGACCTATGGGCAGCACTGTGAGCAGAGCCTGGAGGAGCTGCTACACTATGTGGGCCAGCTGCGGGCTGAGCTGGCCAATGCAG CACTCCAAGGGACCCCTCTCTCAGCTACCCTCTCCCTGGTGATGTCCCAGTGCTGCCGGAAGATCAAAGACACTGTCCAGAAACTGGCTTCAGACCATAAGGACATTCACAGCAGCGTGTCCCGAGTGGGCAAAGCCATTGACAGG AACTTTGACTCTGAGATATGTGGTGTGGTCTCCGACGCGGTATGGGACTCACGGGAGAAGCAACAGCAGATTCTGCAGCTGGCCATTGTGGAGCACTTGTACCAGCAGGGCATGCTCAGTGTTGCTGAGGAGCTGTGCCAG GAATCAACACTGAATGTGGACTTGGATTTCAAGCAGCCCTTCTTGGAGTTGAATCGAATCCTGGAAGCTCTGCACGAACAAGACCTGGGGCCTGCGCTTGA ATGGGCCGTTTCTCATAGGCAGCGCCTGCTGGAGCTCAACAGTTCCCTGGAGTTCAAGCTGCACCGACTGCACTTCATCCGTCTCCTTGCAGGCGGCCCTGAGAAGCAGCTGGAGGCCCTCAGTTATGCCCGGCACTTTCAGCCTTTTGCTCGACTCCACCAGCGGG GATGGATTGGAGCCCCTGCATCCTCTGAACTGCTGCTTGGTTGCCTTGTAGAGATTCAGGTGATGATGGGCAGCCTTGTGTACCTGCGGCTGGGTTTGGAGAAGTCGCCCTACTGCCACCTCCTGGACAGCAGCCACTGGGCAGAGATCTGTGAGACCTTTACCCGGGATGCTTGTTCCCTGCTGGGGCTCTCTGTGGAGTCCCCACTCAGTGTCAG CTTTGCCTCTGGCTGTGTGGCGCTGCCCGTGCTGATGAACATCAAAGCTGTGATTGAGCAGAGGCAGTGCACTGGGGTCTGGAGTCACAAGGATGAGTTGCCG ATTGAGATTGAACTAGGCATGAAGTGCTGGTACCACTCGGTGTTTGCTTGCCCCATCCTCCGCCAGCAGACATCGGATTCCAACCCTCCCATCAAGCTCATCTGTGGCCATGTCATTTCCCGAGACGCACTAAACAAGCTCATTAATGGAGGAAA GTTGAAATGTCCTTATTGTCCCATGGAGCAGAACCCAGCAGACGGGAAACGCATCATATTCTGA
- the Nhp2 gene encoding H/ACA ribonucleoprotein complex subunit 2: protein MTKIKADPDGPETPAEACCGERTYHELLVNLNPIAQPLASRRLTRKLYKCIKKAVKQKQIRRGVKEVQKFVNKGEKGIMVLAGDTLPIEVYCHLPVMCEDRNLPYVYIPSKTDLGAAAGSKRPTCVIMVKPHEEYQEAYDECLEEVQALPPPL from the exons ATGACCAAAATAAAGGCAGACCCCGACGGACCCGAGACTCCGGCTGAGGCGTGCTGCGGAGAGCGCACTTACCATGAGCTGCTGGTCAATCTGAACCCTATCGCGCAGCCTCTGGCTTCTCGCAGACTCACGCGGAAGCTCTATAAATGCATCAAGAAAG CGGTGAAGCAGAAGCAAATTCGGCGCGGAGTTAAGGAGGTTCAGAAGTTTGTCAACAAAGGCGAGAAAGG GATCATGGTTTTGGCAGGAGATACGTTACCAATTGAGGTGTACTGCCATCTCCCAGTTATGTGTGAAGACCGGAATCTGCCCTATGTTTATATCCCCTCTAAGACG GACCTGGGTGCAGCTGCTGGCTCCAAGCGCCCCACCTGTGTGATAATGGTCAAGCCCCACGAGGAATACCAAGAAGCCTACGATGAATGCTTGGAGGAAGTGCAGGCCCTGCCACCTCCCTTGTGA
- the N4bp3 gene encoding NEDD4-binding protein 3, with the protein MATAPGPAGIAMGSVGSLLERQDFSPEELRAALAGSRGSRQPDGLLRKGLGQRELLSYLHLPKKDGKTTKRAPRNEPADYATLYYREHPRAGDFSKTSLPERGRFDKCRIRPSVFKPTAGTGKGFLSMQSLAAHKGQKLWRSNGSLHTLACHPPLSPGPRASQARAQLLHALSLDEGGPEPEPSLSDSSSGGSFGRSPGTGPSPFSSSLGHINHLGGSLDRASRSPKEAGPLAVLSCLPEPPPPYEFSCSTAEEVVALLPETCEDLKRDLGDQDGSNPFTQVLEERQRLWLSELKRLYVERLHEVAQKAERSERNLQLQLFMAQQEQRRLRKELRAQQGLTSELRPPGPVPEADSSSRPEEEARWEVCQKTAEISLLKQQLREAQAELAQKLAEIFSLKTQLRGFRAQAQAQDAELARLRETVCSLQEQAPREEAPGSCETDDCKSRGLLGEAGGSEAGGGAEQLRAELLQERLRGQEQALRFEQERRTWQEEKERVLRYQREIQGGYMDMYRRNQALEQELRALREPPTPWSPRLESSKI; encoded by the exons AtggccacagccccaggccctgctgGCATTGCCATGGGCAGCGTGGGCAGCCTGTTGGAACGTCAGGACTTCTCCCCTGAAGAGCTTCGGGCAGCACTTGCTGGGTCTCGAGGCTCTCGCCAACCTGATGGACTCCTCCGGAAAGGTTTGGGCCAGCGTGAGCTCCTTAGCTATCTGCACCTCCCCAAGAAGGATGGCAAGACCACCAAGCGGGCACCTCGGAATGAGCCTGCTGACTATGCTACCCTCTACTACCGGGAACATCCTCGGGCTGGTGACTTCAGCAAGACTTCACTGCCTGAGCGGGGTCGCTTTGATAAG TGCCGCATCCGCCCATCAGTGTTCAAGCCTACAGCAGGTACCGGGAAAGGCTTCCTCTCCATGCAGAGCCTGGCTGCCCACAAGGGTCAGAAGCTATGGCGCAGCAATGGTAGTCTGCACACGCTGGCCTGCCACCCACCCCTGAGtccagggcccagggccagcCAGGCTCGTGCACAACTGCTGCATGCCCTCAGCCTGGATGAGGGTGGCCCTGAGCCTGAGCCCAGCTTGTCTGATTCCTCCAGTGGGGGCAGTTTTGGCCGCAGTCCTGGCACAGGTCCCAGCCCCTTCAGCTCCTCCTTAGGCCACATTAACCACCTTGGGGGCTCCCTGGACCGGGCCTCGAGGAGTCCCAAGGAGGCTGGGCCATTGGCTGTGCTGAGCTGCCTGCCTGAGCCACCGCCCCCCTACGAATTCTCCTGCTCCACTGCAGAGGAGGTGGTAGCCCTGCTGCCTGAGACCTGTGAGGATCTCAAGAGGGACCTTGGAGATCAGGATGGCTCCAACCCCTTCACACAG GTGCTAGAGGAGCGCCAGCGGTTGTGGTTATCTGAGTTGAAGCGCTTATACGTGGAGCGGCTGCATGAGGTGGCTCAGAAAGCTGAGCGCAGCGAGCGCAACCTCCAGCTGCAGTTGTTCATGGCTCAGCAGGAACAGCGACGGCTGCGCAAGGAGCTCCGGGCTCAACAGGGCCTGACCTCTGAGCTTCGGCCCCCAGGTCCAGTTCCAGAGGCCGACTCCAGCAGCCGACCAGAGGAGGAAGCGCGATGGGAG GTGTGCCAGAAGACCGCAGAGATTAGTCTCTTGAAGCAGCAACTGCGGGAAGCCCAGGCAGAGCTGGCACAGAAACTGGCTGAGATATTTAGTCTGAAGACGCAACTTCGGGGCTTCCGGGCACAAGCCCAGGCTCAGGACGCAGAGCTGGCCAGGTTGCGTGAGACTGTGTGCAGTTTACAGGAACAGGCTCCTCGGGAGGAAGCCCCAGGCAGCTGTGAAACCGATGACTGCAAGAGCAGAGGGCtgctgggggaggcaggaggtAGTGAGGCTGGAGGTGGTGCTGAACAGCTGCGTGCAGAGCTACTGCAAGAACGGCTCCGGGGCCAGGAGCAGGCACTGCGTTTTGAGCAGGAACGGAGGACTTGGCAGGAAGAGAAGGAGCGGGTGCTGCGCTACCAGCGGGAGATCCAGGGGGGCTACATGGACATGTACCGTCGCAATCAGGCACTGGAGCAGGAGCTGCGGGCACTACGGGAGCCCCCCACGCCCTGGAGTCCTCGACTTGAGTCCTCCAAAATCTGA